In the Enterobacter cloacae subsp. cloacae ATCC 13047 genome, GCAGCTGCTGGGTGTTGTTGGTCGCCATGTAGCCCGGGGCAATGGCGTTAACGTTGATATTGTGCTTCGCCCATTCGTTCGCCAGCAGACGGGTGACCCCCATCACTGCGCTTTTTGACGCGGTGTAAGACGGCACCCGGATGCCCCCCTGGAAGGAGAGCATGGAAGCGATATTGATAATCTTGCCGCCGTTCCCCTGAGCGATGAAGTGTTTCGCCGCCGCCTGAGACATAAAGAACACGCTTTTGATATTCAGGTTCATCACGTCGTCCCAGTCGCGCTCGCTGAAGTTAATCGCGTCTTCACGGCGGATCAGCCCGGCATTATTGACCAGAATATCGATGTGACCGAATTCCGCCACGGCGCGATCCAGCAGGTCAGGAATGGCGTCGATTTTACGCAGATCCGCGGTCAGGCTCAGGAAACGGCGGCCCAGCGCGGTCACGCGCTCGATGGTTTCCGTAGGCTCGACGATGTTGATGCCCACGATATCGCAGCCCGCTTCTGCCAGCCCCAACGCCATGCCCTGGCCCAGACCGGTGTCACAACCGGAAACCACAGCCACTTTAC is a window encoding:
- the kduD gene encoding 2-dehydro-3-deoxy-D-gluconate 5-dehydrogenase KduD; the protein is MILDAFSLQGKVAVVSGCDTGLGQGMALGLAEAGCDIVGINIVEPTETIERVTALGRRFLSLTADLRKIDAIPDLLDRAVAEFGHIDILVNNAGLIRREDAINFSERDWDDVMNLNIKSVFFMSQAAAKHFIAQGNGGKIINIASMLSFQGGIRVPSYTASKSAVMGVTRLLANEWAKHNINVNAIAPGYMATNNTQQLRADEQRSAEILDRIPAGRWGLPDDLKGPVVFLASKASDYINGYTVAVDGGWLAR